A window of the Rhodoluna limnophila genome harbors these coding sequences:
- a CDS encoding Gfo/Idh/MocA family protein, with amino-acid sequence MSIGVAVIGAGMAGRGHAAAYRAATSLYGSDLPEVKLVSIGDVNAQFGEAAAKRFGFERHDADWRSIADDPNIHAVSVVVANSLHREIVEGLLAAGKHVLCEKPLSDTLDDARAMVAAANSASTVARIGLTFLRNPAIAAIQQIVASGQLGKVLHFSGNYWADYSSDPMSPISWRYKGGMGTGALADVGSHISYVAEFITGRPFTAVAGARFSTSITERPIPSGAVQGHSGATVSDQMDTVENDDYAGFMADFDGIAGAIQVSRVAAGHPTSLEFEVYCEKGAARFTQSRNGEFELMLNEDKHGQRGFRTIQIGPAHPYIAGGLPVDAPGVNVGQNDQFFFQNRAFLQEVAGLPETSALPYCANFEDGLHNMEIIEAVIQSGNSNGASVDVPTANPTYLRG; translated from the coding sequence ATGTCAATTGGTGTAGCGGTTATCGGTGCTGGAATGGCAGGACGTGGGCACGCTGCGGCGTACCGCGCTGCTACATCTTTGTATGGTTCAGACCTGCCAGAGGTAAAGCTAGTTTCAATCGGTGACGTCAACGCACAGTTTGGTGAGGCTGCCGCAAAGCGCTTTGGCTTCGAGCGTCACGACGCAGACTGGCGTTCAATTGCTGACGACCCAAACATCCACGCAGTTAGCGTAGTTGTAGCAAACAGCTTGCACCGCGAGATCGTTGAGGGTCTGTTGGCTGCCGGCAAGCACGTGCTTTGCGAGAAGCCACTTTCAGACACCCTTGACGACGCCCGTGCCATGGTTGCTGCAGCAAACAGCGCATCAACCGTTGCACGCATCGGACTAACCTTCTTGCGCAACCCGGCAATCGCAGCAATTCAGCAGATTGTTGCTTCAGGTCAGTTGGGCAAAGTGCTTCACTTCTCGGGCAACTACTGGGCCGACTACTCAAGCGACCCAATGTCTCCGATCAGCTGGCGCTACAAGGGCGGTATGGGTACCGGTGCACTAGCTGACGTTGGTTCACACATCTCATACGTAGCCGAGTTCATCACCGGCCGACCATTCACCGCTGTTGCCGGTGCTCGTTTCTCGACTTCAATCACCGAACGTCCTATTCCGTCAGGTGCAGTTCAGGGTCACTCGGGTGCCACAGTTTCAGACCAGATGGACACCGTTGAGAACGATGACTACGCGGGCTTCATGGCTGACTTCGATGGAATTGCCGGAGCAATCCAGGTTTCACGTGTTGCCGCCGGCCACCCAACCTCACTTGAGTTTGAGGTTTACTGCGAGAAGGGTGCAGCACGCTTCACCCAGTCACGCAATGGTGAGTTTGAACTCATGCTGAACGAAGACAAGCACGGTCAGCGCGGATTCCGCACTATCCAGATCGGCCCGGCACACCCATACATCGCCGGTGGTCTGCCGGTAGACGCACCTGGTGTCAACGTTGGTCAGAACGACCAGTTCTTCTTCCAGAACCGCGCGTTCCTTCAGGAGGTTGCTGGCCTACCAGAGACCTCAGCTCTCCCTTACTGTGCAAACTTCGAAGACGGCCTTCACAACATGGAGATCATCGAAGCAGTCATCCAGTCTGGCAATTCAAACGGTGCATCAGTCGATGTTCCGACCGCAAACCCAACCTACCTACGAGGCTAA
- a CDS encoding sugar phosphate isomerase/epimerase family protein, which yields MKFGLYNAILHDRSLPEAIKVIGDLGLTTIELNTGGFLPAVHVPTMDDILVSDAARDDFLAIFEGTGVEIGGLNCNGNPLHPNTVIGDKHGEDVKRSIRLAGRLGQTRVVTMSGLPGGEPGAKFPNWQVNAWNSAMLDVLDYQWGVASAYWSEVDKLAVDNGVKVALELHPQNLVFNPSSMRELVKRAGTTNIGVELDASHLFWQQMDPIAVVKDLGSLVVHAAAKDVRVNPHAAIEGVLDNSFRRLSPDENRTNLGGDEWVNEWPKNSAWDFVALGRGHDTAYWAEFIKALHDVDPNMVLNIEHEDVSLGRIEGIEVAAKVLLDAAKIAGV from the coding sequence ATGAAGTTCGGTCTATACAACGCAATCCTTCACGATCGCTCACTACCTGAGGCAATCAAGGTAATTGGTGACCTAGGTCTAACCACCATCGAACTAAACACCGGTGGCTTCTTGCCAGCAGTGCATGTTCCAACCATGGATGACATTTTGGTCAGCGACGCAGCACGCGATGACTTCTTGGCAATCTTCGAGGGCACCGGCGTTGAAATCGGTGGCTTGAACTGCAACGGAAACCCACTGCACCCAAACACAGTTATTGGTGACAAGCACGGAGAAGACGTAAAGCGTTCGATCCGCCTAGCTGGCCGCCTTGGACAGACTCGCGTGGTCACAATGTCAGGTCTCCCTGGTGGCGAGCCTGGCGCAAAGTTCCCTAACTGGCAGGTAAACGCATGGAACTCAGCCATGCTTGACGTACTTGACTACCAGTGGGGCGTAGCCTCTGCATACTGGTCAGAGGTTGACAAGCTTGCAGTAGACAACGGAGTCAAGGTGGCGCTTGAGCTGCACCCACAGAACCTAGTCTTCAACCCATCTTCAATGCGCGAGCTAGTGAAGCGTGCCGGCACCACCAACATCGGTGTTGAACTGGATGCTTCTCACTTGTTCTGGCAGCAGATGGATCCAATTGCAGTGGTCAAGGACCTCGGCTCACTGGTAGTTCACGCAGCCGCCAAGGACGTTCGCGTCAACCCACACGCAGCTATCGAGGGTGTTCTTGACAACAGCTTCCGCCGTTTGAGCCCAGATGAAAACCGCACCAACCTTGGTGGCGACGAATGGGTAAACGAATGGCCAAAGAATTCGGCTTGGGACTTTGTTGCCCTGGGCCGTGGGCACGACACCGCTTACTGGGCTGAGTTCATCAAAGCCCTGCATGATGTTGACCCAAACATGGTCCTCAACATCGAGCACGAAGATGTGTCCCTAGGACGCATCGAAGGTATCGAGGTTGCGGCCAAGGTTCTTCTCGACGCAGCAAAGATTGCCGGCGTCTAA